In Selenihalanaerobacter shriftii, a genomic segment contains:
- the hpt gene encoding hypoxanthine phosphoribosyltransferase codes for MKTELEDNKVDEILINAEQLSKRIAELGTEITADYDADDEVVMVGILRGGIMFMADLARHVDLPVIFDFMDVSSYEGTESSGVVRVIKDLEENIENKNVLIVEDIIDTGLTLKHVVDFLETRDPASIRVCTLLDKPERRTEKQVEVDYNGFEIPDKFVVGYGLDYNEKYRNVPYIFVLKPEVYE; via the coding sequence GTGAAAACTGAATTAGAAGATAATAAAGTTGATGAAATTTTAATTAATGCAGAGCAATTAAGTAAAAGAATTGCAGAGTTAGGAACTGAAATTACTGCTGATTATGACGCTGATGATGAAGTTGTAATGGTAGGTATTCTACGAGGCGGGATAATGTTTATGGCCGATCTTGCAAGACATGTGGATTTGCCGGTTATTTTTGATTTTATGGATGTTTCAAGTTATGAAGGAACAGAATCTTCTGGAGTTGTTAGGGTTATTAAAGACTTAGAAGAAAATATTGAAAATAAGAATGTTTTGATTGTAGAAGACATAATAGATACTGGGTTGACCTTAAAGCATGTTGTTGACTTTTTAGAAACTAGAGATCCAGCTAGCATTAGGGTTTGTACTCTATTAGATAAACCTGAGCGTAGAACTGAAAAACAAGTAGAGGTTGATTATAATGGGTTTGAGATCCCAGATAAATTTGTAGTAGGTTATGGTTTAGACTATAATGAAAAATATCGAAATGTACCCTATATCTTTGTTCTAAAACCAGAGGTTTATGAGTAA